One genomic region from Enoplosus armatus isolate fEnoArm2 chromosome 17, fEnoArm2.hap1, whole genome shotgun sequence encodes:
- the mettl2a gene encoding tRNA N(3)-cytidine methyltransferase METTL2, whose translation MAAPHAVDGVEGGSSETALILSDSTTGGLKRPQFGTRFLTDPRQVFQHNAWDNVEWTEEQEAAAKKKVLENSQPLPSEKQEEYDSRANEYWNDFYTIHENRFFKDRHWLFTEFPELAPQCSLNHESHPEVSSTDDSQQDSLDQEQRSEVAAASHIDGDIPGSSATYRILEVGCGVGNTVFPILKTNNDPGLFVYCCDFSSSAVELVKTNAEYDPGRCFAFVHDLSDVEANYPVPDGTLDVIVLIFVLSALHPNKMQVSISRLAQLLKPGGVMLLRDYGRYDMAQLRFKKGRCLSENFYVRGDGTRVYFFTQDELHDMFTEAGLEKVQNLVDRRLQVNRGKQLTMYRVWIQCKYRKALVQPPETEERTRPA comes from the exons ATGGCGGCGCCCCATGCCGTGGACGGGGTGGAGGGAGGCAGCAGTGAAACGGCTCTGATTCTGTCCGATTCAACCACCGGAGGTTTGAAGAGACCTCAGTTCGGGACACGTTTTCTCACAGACCCGCGGCAGGTCTTCCAGCACAACGCATG GGACAATGTGGAGTGGACTGAGGAACAAGAAGCAGCTGCTAAGAAGAAAGTCTTAGAAAACAGTCAACCACTACCGTCAGAGAAACAAG aggaATACGACAGTCGGGCAAATGAGTATTGGAATGATTTTTACACAATCCATGAGAATCGTTTCTTCAAGGACCGTCACTGGCTCTTCACAGAGTTCCCAGAGTTGGCACCGCAGTGTAGCCTTAACCATGAGTCCCATCCTGAGGTATCTAGCACAGATGACAGTCAGCAGGATAGTCTTGATCAAGAACAAAGAAGTGAAGTTGCAGCTGCGTCTCACATTGATGGTGACATCCCTGGCTCCTCTGCCACATATCGCATTCTGGAG GTCGGCTGCGGTGTAGGCAATACAGTTTTTCCAATACTGAAGACCAACAA TGATCCGGGACTCTTTGTTTACTGCTGTGATTTCTCCAGCAGTGCTGTGGAGTTAGTCAAG ACTAATGCAGAGTATGACCCTGGGCGCTGCTTCGCCTTTGTTCATGATTTGAGTGATGTGGAAGCCAATTACCCTGTCCCCGATGGAACCCTTGATGTTATAGTGCTAATCTTTGTGTTATCAGCATTGCATCCCAACAA GATGCAGGTATCCATCAGTAGATTAGCACAACTGCTGAAGCCTGGGGGAGTGATGCTGCTCAGGGACTATGGACGCTACGATATGGCACAGCTTCGCTTCAAGAAAG GAAGGTGTCTGTCAGAAAACTTTTATGTCCGAGGTGATGGAACAAGAGTATATTTCTTTACTcaag atgaGCTCCATGACATGTTCACTGAAGCAGGGCTTGAGAAAGTACAGAACCTTGTGGACAGACGGCTACAGGTGAATAGAGGCAAACAGCTCACCATGTACAGGGTGTGGATCCAGTGCAAGTACCGCAAGGCTCTAGTTCAGCCACccgagacagaggagagaaccCGCCCGGCTTGA
- the tlk2 gene encoding serine/threonine-protein kinase tousled-like 2: MMEELHSLDPRRQELLEARFTGVGVAKGSGQNQNESSNQSLCSVGSLSDKELETPEKKGNDQRVRKRKADHFDSSQGKAGARGHKISDYFEFAGGSGPGTSPARGIPPVVRSSPQHSLSNPPVTVQQGSPSSVSSANTEHSSCSLKPASLLMLHKATQSDLTIEKLTAMENNKNSDLEKKEGRIDDLLRTNCDLRRQIDEQQRMLERYKERLNKCVTMSKKLLIEKSKQEKMACRDKSMQDRLRLGHFTTVRHGASFTEQWTDGYAFQNLIKQQERINSQREDIERQRKLLAKRKPPSMAQTPPPSLEQNKRKSKANGTESEALSQAEYHEQEEIFKLRLGHLKKEEAEIQAELERLERVRNLHIRELKRIHNEDNSQFKDHPTLNDRYLLLHLLGRGGFSEVYKAFDLTEQRYVAVKIHQLNKNWRDEKKENYHKHACREYRIHKELDHPRIVKLYDYFSLDTDSFCTVLEYCEGNDLDFYLKQHKLMSEKEGRSIIMQIVNALKYLNEIRPPIIHYDLKPGNILLVNGTACGEIKITDFGLSKIMDDDSYNSVDGMELTSQGAGTYWYLPPECFVVGKEPPKISNKVDVWSVGVIFYQCLYGRKPFGHNQSQQDILQENTILKATDVQFPPKPVVTPEAKAFIRRCLVYRKEDRIDVHQLASDPFLMPHIRKSVASSGTSGMAVASTSSSSNSSASN, from the exons ATGATGGAAGAACTGCATAGCCTGGACCCCCGACGGCAGGAGCTGTTGGAGGCGCGTTTCACTGGGGTCGGCGTGGCTAAG GGCTCCGGTCAGAACCAAAATGAGTCATCCAATCAGAGTCTATGCAGTGTGGGCTCACTCAGTGACAAAGAGCTAGAG ACCCCTGAGAAAAAAGGGAATGATCAGAGAGTGAGAAAACGAAAAGCAGACCATTTTGACAGCAGCCAAG GCAAAGCAGGAGCAAGGGGACATAAAATTAGTGATTATTTTGAG TTTGCGGGAGGTAGCGGTCCTGGTACCAGCCCTGCCAGGGGAATTCCCCCAGTGGTCCGCTCTTCCCCACAACACTCCCTCTCCAACCCCCCTGTCACG GTGCAGCAGGGAAGCCCCTCCTCCGTAAGCTCTGCCAACACAGAGCACTCGTCATGTTCACTGAAGCCTGCTTCTCTTCTCATGCTCCACAAAGCCACACAG TCTGACCTTACTATAGAGAAACTAACAGCAATGGAGAACAACAAGAACTCTGAcctggagaagaaggagggCCGAATAGACGATTTGCTGCGG ACAAACTGTGATCTGAGGAGACAGATTGATGAACAGCAGAGGATGCTGGAACGATACAAGGAACGCTTAAATAAGTGTGTGACCATGTCCAAGAAGCTGCTGATTGAAAAA TCTAAACAGGAGAAGATGGCGTGCCGGGACAAAAGCATGCAAGACAGGCTTCGACTGGGTCACTTCACCACAGTGAGACATGGCGCGTCTTTCACTGAGCAGTGGACGGATGGATATGCCTTCCAAAACCTTATCAA ACAACAAGAAAGGATAAATTCACAGCGAGAGGACattgaaagacagaggaagCTGCTGGCCAAACGCAAGCCGCCCTCCATGGCTCAGACTCCACCTCCAAGTCTGGAGCAAAATAAACGCAAAAGCAAGGCCAATGGAACAGAAAGTGAAGC GTTATCACAGGCAGAGTACCACGAACAAGAGGAAATCTTTAAGCTAAGACTAGGCCATCTTAAGAAG gaggaggcagagatcCAGGCGGAGCTGGAGAGGTTGGAGCGAGTGCGAAACCTGCACATTCGCGAGCTGAAAAGGATCCACAATGAGGATAATTCTCA ATTCAAAGATCACCCTACGCTAAATGACCGATACCTGCTACTCCATTTACTTGGACGGGGAGGTTTCAGTGAAGTTTACAAG GCCTTTGACTTAACAGAGCAAAGGTATGTTGCGGTCAAAATCCACCAGTTAAACAAGAACTGGAGGGATGAGAAGAAGGAAAATTATCACAA ACATGCATGCAGAGAATATAGAATCCACAAAGAGCTGGACCACCCACGAATAGTTAAACTCTACGACTATTTTTCGCTTGACACTGACTC GTTCTGCACAGTCCTGGAGTACTGCGAGGGCAATGACTTGGACTTCTACCTGAAGCAGCATAAGCTTATGTCAGAGAAAGAGGGCCGCTCCATCATCATGCAGATTGTGAACGCCCTCAAGTACCTCAATGAGATCAGACCGCCCATTATCCACTACGACCTTAAACCTG GTAACATCCTCCTGGTGAACGGCACTGCGTGTGGAGAGATCAAGATCACAGACTTTGGCCTGTCGAAGATCATGGATGATGACAGCTACAACTCAGTGGATGGGATGGAGCTGACATCACAGGGGGCAGGGACATACTG GTACCTGCCCCCCGAGTGTTTTGTGGTTGGGAAGGAACCACCCAAAATCTCCAACAAGGTTGATGTGTGGTCTGTGGGAGTTATTTTCTACCAGTGTTTGTATGGCCGCAAG CCCTTCGGCCACAACCAGTCCCAGCAGGACATCCTGCAGGAGAACACCATACTGAAGGCAACAGATGTGCAGTTTCCCCCCAAACCAGTCGTCACACCTGAAGCTAAG GCCTTTATAAGGCGCTGTCTAGTCTACCGTAAGGAGGACCGCATCGATGTGCACCAGCTGGCCAGTGACCCCTTCCTCATGCCCCACATCCGCAAGTCGGTGGCCTCCTCGGGCACCTCGGGCATGGCCGTGGCCTCCACATCCAGCTCCTCCAACAGCAGCGCCTCAAACTGA